Proteins encoded by one window of Nicotiana tabacum cultivar K326 chromosome 10, ASM71507v2, whole genome shotgun sequence:
- the LOC142165528 gene encoding uncharacterized protein LOC142165528, which yields MAVLENRVKATNVDPIMKKVFSNWQWVANYDEAAGVYEMHTIQDMMILWEDLKGTMNGINGPSLIMWDFNTIMSIEDRVQGNPVQEIENSEEKFKWTNNHVHSRIDRILVNGEWIQKWLAMEGIIMNPGFLDHCPLKITIDDTKQEGRRPFKFFNYLASHQNFDEIVKQCWRKSIGHKIQVARSKLKGIQAQMTLPRNENEAILQEKVAKFELAKWLEVEESVLKQKSRIKWLKLGDSNTTYFNAYVKYRQTSNHIGRLTNSAGQILQSAIEVEKDILSFYKS from the exons ATGGCTGTTCTAGAAAATAGAGTCAAGGCAACTAATGTTGATCCAATAATGAAGAAGGTGTTTAGTAACTGGCAATGGGTAGCTAATTATGATGAGGCAGCAGGAG tctatgaaatgcatacTATACAAGACATGATGATACTATGGGAGGATCTGAAGGGAACTATGAATGGAATCAATGGCCCAAGCTTAATAATGTGGGATTTTAATACTATTATGTCTATTGAGGATAGAGTGCAGGGGAATCCAGTACAAGAGATAGAG AATAGTGAGGAGAAGTTCAAGTGGACAAACAATCATGTTCATAGTAGAATTGATAGAATATTGGTTAATGGAGAGTGGATTCAGAAATGGCTTGCCATGGAGGGGATCATTATGAACCCTGGGTTTTTAGATCATTGTCCTTTGAAAATAACCATTGATGATACTAAGCAAGAAGGTAGGCGGCCTTTCAAGTTTTTCAACTATTTGGCCAGCCACCAAAACTTTGATGAAATAGTTAAGCAATGCTGGAGAAAGAG TATCGGACACAAGATTCAAGTAGCAAGGAGCAAATTAAAAGGCATTCAAGCTCAGATGACACTTCCAAGAAATGAAAATGAAGCAATACTACAAGAAAAGGTTGCTAAATTTGAGTTGGCAAAATGGTTGGAGGTGGAGGAAAGTGTGTTGAAGCAGAAGTCAAGAATCAAATGGCTTAAGCTAGGGGATTCTAACACAACATATTTCAATGCCTATGTGAAATACAGACAAACAAGTAATCATATTGGCAGATTAACTAACAGTGCAGGGCAAATCCTCCAAAGTGCTATTGAAGTAGAAAAGGACATATTGAGTTTCTACAAGAGTTAA
- the LOC107800715 gene encoding uncharacterized protein LOC107800715: protein MTPTDHITNSTPPPPFPFVLNNEDYDLNHSLVSPYNNYQPSSASSYSSPYQFFFNSTTNQNQTGYYHHDEYYTPPHQPEGDNEGGSYDVEKKNKVGSGLKLTLWKREDKYHENQNEKDPVKWMSSKINTSDGARMEKTTNNTYIKLKLEDQKQQPSYPLESTDYSSNSSNNSNNNIPIRVCADCNTTKTPLWRSGPKGPKTLCNACGIRQRKARRAMAAAAAANGETLTTETSSSSMKKKVKHLHKEKITNVNVTLPYKKRCKFGPSSSSNTAPKKLGNFEDFLIKLSNNLALHQIFPQDEKEAAILLMALSSGLVHG, encoded by the exons ATGACTCCAACTGATCACATAACTAATTctactcctcctcctccttttcCTTTTGTGCTTAATAATGAGGATTATGATCTAAACCATTCTCTTGTTAGCCCTTATAATAACTATCAGCCTTCTTCCGCATCTTCTTACTCGTCGCCATATCAGTTTTTCTTCAACTCAACTACTAATCAGAATCAAACGGGATATTATCATCATGATGAATATTATACGCCACCGCACCAACCTGAG GGGGATAATGAAGGTGGATCATATGATGTAGAGAAGAAAAACAAGGTGGGGAGTGGCCTCAAACTGACCTTGTGGAAGAGAGAAGACAAGTATCATGAGAATCAAAACGAGAAAGATCCAGTCAAGTGGATGTCTTCAAAGATAAACACCTCGGATGGGGCAAGAATGGAAAAGACCACAAATAATACTTACATCAAACTGAAGTTGGAAGATCAGAAGCAGCAGCCATCATATCCTTTAGAAAGTACTGATTACAGCAGCAACAGCtccaataatagtaataataatatccCTATTAGGGTTTGTGCTGATTGTAACACTACTAAGACCCCTCTTTGGAGAAGTGGTCCTAAAGGACCTAAG ACACTGTGCAACGCATGTGGGATCCGACAAAGGAAGGCAAGAAGAGCCatggcagcagcagcagcagcgaaTGGAGAAACTCTCACAACTGAAACATCATCATCTTCAATGAAGAAAAAGGTGAAACACTTACACAAGGAGAAGATTACAAACGTTAATGTTACATTACCCTACAAGAAAAGGTGCAAATTTGGTCCATCCTCCTCTAGTAATACTGCACCAAAGAAGCTTGGTAATTTCGAGGATTTCTTGATTAAGTTGAGCAACAATTTGGCCTTGCACCAAATTTTCCCACAAGACGAAAAAGAGGCAGCAATCCTCCTAATGGCACTCTCTAGTGGCCTTGTTCatggttaa